From one uncultured Bacteroides sp. genomic stretch:
- a CDS encoding AIPR family protein: protein MEILADAGETEGIRLCPYIKENKFENIQFKINGYALEEGYENIDIFISYYIDTNELYRVSKVDFDKLIKWSTGFVNAGLKGYLDEIEPSSEAYGLAKILSQQRKEIIRVRIYLLSNGEIPHDTPKDFRLKSLEEILVRFEVWDIERLHRLAQSKGNREPIEIDFEEMMNTSIPCLEMPVKNELYECYLAIVPGIILSTLYQNYGTRLLESNVRAFLQQTGKVNQGIRDTIRREPQMFLTYNNGLATTAQEVKTKLSDNGHLVITSIKDFQIVNGGQTTASLFHTSRKYKEADISNVFVQMKLTVIKDEEKKNETVPLISRYANSQNKVTELDLSSNNLFLQRLEELSRTTYAINTDDHSKQTIWFFERVSGQYKEALNKEPTKSKQDAFKFKFPKNQVLIKSDVAKYVNIWKQQPYHVSKGSQKNYINFLREIDKEYKNKKANRVYWEDVVANAILFQETDKLFGRKNKDAIGDTNIKSHTVGYALSYFHYVTDNKLDLGEIWKNQLIEDDLLFELKKLIVSVYNFFTHLDVALISEAAKSEKIWNKLKEENRNPMNMKIVERYFISEEKHKSRYESNVDEIKEAAQYNSLQIIAEQGLRFWDGLCLYMLKQECLSSVQQNYVYTIRKKLKWDGELTPNEIEKGKHIIELLSSKGVDFNDIKKLSKLNDELSDPSIIYNRIKLIDNDAWKKIIAVGEQTGKLNDNEISVIKVAIERLKKQETIDLSRLTIVNMALDKIRKYGLSV, encoded by the coding sequence ATGGAAATTCTTGCTGATGCAGGTGAGACTGAAGGTATAAGACTATGCCCCTATATAAAAGAAAATAAGTTTGAAAATATACAATTTAAAATTAATGGTTATGCTTTAGAGGAAGGATATGAAAATATTGACATATTTATATCATATTATATTGATACAAATGAATTGTACAGAGTTTCAAAAGTAGATTTTGATAAGCTGATAAAATGGTCGACAGGTTTCGTTAATGCTGGCTTGAAAGGATATTTAGATGAAATTGAACCGTCTTCAGAAGCTTATGGCCTTGCTAAAATTCTTAGTCAGCAAAGAAAAGAAATAATAAGAGTCAGAATATACCTTTTGTCTAATGGCGAAATACCTCATGATACGCCTAAAGATTTTAGATTGAAAAGCCTTGAAGAAATACTTGTTCGGTTTGAAGTCTGGGATATTGAACGGTTACACCGCTTGGCACAATCGAAAGGAAACAGAGAACCTATTGAAATAGATTTTGAAGAGATGATGAACACTTCTATTCCATGTCTTGAAATGCCAGTTAAAAATGAATTGTATGAATGTTATTTAGCTATAGTTCCAGGTATAATTCTTTCAACCCTCTATCAAAATTATGGTACCCGGCTTTTAGAAAGCAATGTTAGGGCTTTCTTGCAACAAACAGGAAAAGTTAACCAAGGAATTAGGGATACGATAAGAAGAGAACCTCAGATGTTTCTGACTTACAATAATGGACTTGCAACTACCGCTCAGGAGGTTAAAACAAAATTGTCCGATAATGGTCATTTGGTAATTACGTCTATTAAAGATTTTCAGATTGTAAATGGTGGACAGACTACAGCATCTTTATTTCATACATCAAGAAAATATAAAGAAGCTGATATCTCAAATGTGTTTGTTCAGATGAAGCTTACTGTGATTAAAGATGAAGAGAAAAAAAACGAGACAGTACCTTTGATTTCCAGATATGCAAATAGCCAGAATAAGGTTACAGAGCTTGATTTGTCTTCAAATAATCTTTTTTTGCAGAGGTTGGAAGAATTATCAAGGACTACTTATGCTATAAATACAGATGATCACAGCAAGCAAACAATCTGGTTCTTCGAAAGAGTTTCAGGGCAATATAAGGAAGCATTAAATAAAGAACCGACTAAAAGTAAGCAAGATGCTTTTAAATTTAAATTTCCCAAGAATCAGGTTTTAATTAAATCAGATGTTGCAAAGTATGTAAATATCTGGAAGCAACAACCATATCATGTATCAAAAGGTTCTCAGAAAAACTATATTAACTTTTTACGCGAGATTGACAAAGAGTATAAGAATAAAAAAGCCAACAGGGTTTATTGGGAAGATGTAGTAGCAAATGCAATATTATTTCAGGAAACAGATAAATTGTTTGGGAGAAAAAATAAAGATGCAATTGGTGATACAAATATAAAGTCTCATACAGTTGGTTATGCATTATCTTATTTTCATTATGTTACAGATAATAAGCTTGATCTTGGAGAAATCTGGAAAAATCAGCTGATTGAAGATGATTTGCTTTTTGAACTCAAAAAGCTGATTGTTTCTGTCTATAATTTTTTCACACATCTTGATGTTGCATTAATAAGTGAAGCTGCTAAAAGTGAAAAAATATGGAATAAATTAAAAGAGGAAAACCGGAATCCGATGAATATGAAGATTGTTGAAAGATACTTTATTTCAGAAGAAAAACACAAATCAAGGTATGAATCAAATGTTGACGAAATAAAAGAAGCAGCACAATATAATTCTCTTCAGATAATTGCAGAACAAGGACTTCGTTTCTGGGATGGTTTATGTTTGTATATGCTTAAACAAGAGTGTCTTTCATCTGTACAACAAAATTATGTTTATACTATCAGAAAGAAATTAAAATGGGATGGTGAATTAACACCTAATGAAATTGAAAAAGGGAAACATATTATAGAATTATTATCTAGTAAAGGCGTTGATTTTAATGATATCAAGAAGTTGAGTAAATTGAATGATGAGTTATCTGATCCTTCAATTATTTATAATAGGATTAAGCTTATAGATAATGATGCATGGAAAAAGATCATTGCAGTAGGTGAACAAACCGGCAAATTGAATGATAATGAGATTAGTGTAATAAAAGTAGCTATTGAGAGACTAAAGAAGCAGGAAACTATAGATTTAAGTAGATTAACGATTGTAAATATGGCTTTAGATAAAATTAGGAAATATGGTTTAAGTGTTTGA
- a CDS encoding Z1 domain-containing protein, which translates to MIENARNIGHILLAKYNRKDITVETIVEEVNNIYLMPTFKDIDKEELISLLVGDFEIHAKEATLLVAEDIKPWLYEEKSKIKPELWNRYRIYMNQKDSSFPLDNLDDITDKILDKCVNPKTKGRWDRRGMVVGNVQSGKTANYTGLINKATDAGYKLIIVIAGVHNSLRAQTQYRIDEGFIGRDSSDFIIKKRNSKIGVGLIKADTEIYSYTSTDNKGDFNRATATRLNVPIGGKSPTVLVIKKNKSILENLILWLYNFATEDSNGDKKIFDVPLLVIDDEADNASVNSGTEIDIKTINRLIRTLLNLFNQNTFIGYTATPYANIFIPTAWSEELQTMVKDVRLKVGEDLFPRDFIVNIPPPSNYIGAVKVFGYENDETGEEFNGLDIIRSAEDQEPYFPLKLNSINKDELPDDVPSSLKIAVKSFILTCAIRRLRGQENKHNSMLVHVALYVAWIDRVAWLVNEIIRDYKLQIRSGQGPLIEELKALFIKDFVPTTENIIENLSYKDYKIKKHEWDDVKAVLIDAVMKIEVRAVHGTKNTRNLEFHNIEDINYNDYDNGMSVIAVGGNRLARGITLEGLSVSYYLRTTRLYDSLMQMGRWFGFRPGYVDLCRLYTTEQLINWYRHVTLATEEMRADFDEMSALNKRPVDYQLKVRTHPEMVAINRLSITSAYKMRDTEKITVSYSGKTIQTYIFEKSKSVVLNNYKSLTSLLLKFTTPDKEETNTLLWRNVNSDLIVDFIASYKQNYFNDNVLCSYIEKQRKDGKLLKWSVAVILNSQSNVSAGGPLEGLPVLKHTFNWTGGSINGGLPARNFEEKPTTLIVYGKKNSILDKRARMVDLDIEEANPKEDRIKEIRNELETPLLVLYPFDPRISDQLDNECPLVGYGVLFPTFQNEAKVEYVARQMVLDDEDSQVDDDIDPDDE; encoded by the coding sequence ATGATTGAAAATGCCAGAAACATTGGCCACATATTACTTGCCAAGTATAATCGGAAAGACATTACAGTTGAGACGATAGTTGAAGAGGTTAATAATATCTACTTAATGCCAACATTTAAAGATATTGATAAAGAAGAACTAATATCATTACTTGTCGGTGATTTTGAGATTCATGCTAAAGAAGCTACCCTTCTAGTAGCAGAAGATATTAAGCCTTGGTTATATGAAGAAAAATCAAAAATAAAGCCTGAGTTGTGGAATAGATACCGGATTTATATGAACCAGAAGGATTCGTCATTTCCACTCGATAATCTGGACGATATTACGGATAAGATCCTGGATAAATGCGTAAATCCAAAAACTAAGGGACGTTGGGACAGGCGTGGAATGGTCGTTGGTAATGTTCAATCAGGAAAAACAGCAAACTATACTGGACTAATAAATAAAGCTACAGATGCCGGCTATAAATTGATTATTGTAATAGCCGGAGTTCATAATAGTTTAAGAGCTCAAACTCAATATAGAATTGATGAGGGATTTATAGGTAGAGATAGTTCCGATTTCATAATAAAAAAAAGAAATAGCAAAATAGGCGTTGGCTTAATAAAGGCGGACACAGAAATCTATTCATATACTTCTACAGACAATAAAGGTGATTTTAATCGGGCAACTGCTACAAGATTAAATGTGCCGATTGGTGGTAAAAGTCCGACAGTTCTAGTAATTAAAAAGAATAAAAGTATCTTGGAGAATCTAATTTTGTGGCTTTATAATTTCGCTACCGAAGATTCAAATGGAGATAAAAAGATTTTCGATGTTCCATTACTTGTAATTGATGATGAAGCTGATAATGCTTCTGTAAATTCTGGGACAGAAATAGATATCAAAACAATAAACAGATTAATTCGTACTTTACTTAATCTGTTTAATCAAAATACATTTATTGGCTATACTGCAACACCTTATGCTAATATATTTATTCCTACAGCATGGAGTGAAGAATTGCAAACAATGGTTAAGGATGTAAGACTAAAAGTGGGAGAAGATCTTTTTCCACGTGATTTTATAGTCAACATTCCGCCACCTTCCAATTATATTGGAGCTGTAAAAGTTTTTGGTTATGAAAATGATGAAACCGGCGAAGAGTTCAATGGTTTAGATATTATTCGTTCAGCAGAGGATCAGGAACCTTACTTTCCACTTAAATTAAATAGTATAAACAAGGATGAATTGCCAGATGATGTTCCTTCAAGTTTAAAAATAGCCGTTAAGTCATTTATACTTACTTGTGCAATCCGTAGACTTAGAGGACAGGAAAATAAGCACAATTCAATGCTGGTTCATGTCGCTTTGTATGTGGCATGGATTGACAGAGTAGCTTGGCTCGTGAACGAAATAATCCGAGATTATAAATTGCAAATCCGTTCTGGACAAGGACCGTTGATCGAAGAACTTAAAGCACTATTCATCAAAGACTTTGTACCTACAACAGAGAATATTATTGAGAACCTTTCGTACAAAGATTATAAAATAAAAAAGCATGAGTGGGATGATGTCAAAGCTGTTTTAATAGATGCGGTGATGAAAATCGAAGTTCGTGCTGTTCATGGAACAAAGAATACACGTAATCTGGAATTTCATAATATAGAAGATATTAACTATAATGATTATGATAATGGGATGTCGGTAATTGCCGTTGGGGGTAATAGATTGGCTCGTGGAATTACTCTTGAAGGCTTGTCAGTAAGTTATTATCTAAGAACTACAAGGCTTTATGACTCTCTGATGCAAATGGGCAGATGGTTTGGCTTTCGGCCTGGATATGTCGATTTGTGCAGACTTTATACAACTGAACAATTGATAAACTGGTACCGGCATGTAACTTTGGCAACAGAAGAAATGCGTGCTGATTTTGATGAAATGTCAGCACTAAACAAACGACCTGTTGATTATCAGTTGAAGGTTAGGACACACCCTGAAATGGTAGCTATAAATAGACTTAGCATTACCAGTGCATATAAAATGCGTGATACTGAGAAAATAACTGTAAGCTATTCCGGTAAAACAATTCAGACTTATATTTTTGAAAAAAGTAAATCAGTAGTTTTAAACAATTACAAGAGTCTTACTTCCTTATTATTGAAGTTTACAACTCCGGACAAAGAGGAAACTAATACACTTTTATGGAGAAATGTAAATTCAGACTTAATCGTTGATTTTATTGCTTCTTACAAGCAAAACTATTTCAATGATAATGTATTGTGTAGCTATATTGAGAAACAAAGAAAAGATGGTAAACTATTGAAATGGTCAGTTGCAGTCATATTAAATTCTCAGAGCAATGTATCAGCTGGTGGACCATTAGAAGGTTTACCTGTTTTAAAACACACATTTAATTGGACTGGTGGTAGTATAAACGGCGGACTTCCTGCTCGTAACTTTGAAGAAAAACCAACTACATTGATTGTTTATGGTAAAAAAAATTCTATATTGGATAAAAGAGCTAGAATGGTTGATCTTGACATTGAAGAAGCTAATCCCAAAGAAGATAGAATTAAAGAGATAAGAAATGAATTAGAAACGCCATTATTAGTTTTATATCCATTTGATCCTCGCATCTCAGACCAGCTGGATAATGAATGTCCGTTGGTGGGGTATGGTGTATTGTTTCCTACTTTTCAGAACGAAGCTAAAGTCGAATATGTTGCGCGTCAAATGGTATTAGATGATGAAGATTCTCAGGTAGATGATGACATAGATCCAGATGATGAGTAG
- a CDS encoding Panacea domain-containing protein, whose protein sequence is MCLGIQVNKDKIGNLIVLLAGRLKPLYHTKLIKLLYLIDEEAVKDGGIPITWLDYKAWQYGPVAPETFFIKEETNLFNSYIEKSKKGDGTIIKPKVSFDDSEFSDYDLEIIERAITKFGHMAPKDLVKLTHKEGSLWDIAKKENHINFDASNTTSDYTLDFTRIISDDELKLSNYEGAKETMMFRAQIKKC, encoded by the coding sequence ATGTGCCTTGGAATTCAAGTAAATAAAGATAAGATAGGGAATCTGATAGTATTATTAGCTGGCAGATTGAAACCTTTATATCACACAAAACTGATAAAGTTACTTTATTTAATAGATGAAGAGGCTGTAAAAGATGGAGGTATTCCTATTACCTGGCTAGATTATAAAGCCTGGCAATATGGTCCTGTTGCACCGGAAACATTCTTTATTAAGGAAGAGACTAATCTTTTTAATAGCTATATTGAAAAGAGCAAAAAAGGTGACGGCACAATTATTAAGCCTAAAGTAAGCTTTGATGATAGCGAATTCAGTGATTATGATCTTGAAATTATTGAGCGTGCGATTACTAAATTCGGGCACATGGCTCCTAAGGATTTAGTCAAATTGACTCATAAAGAAGGTTCTTTATGGGATATTGCAAAAAAAGAGAATCACATAAACTTTGATGCTTCAAATACTACATCTGATTATACTCTTGATTTTACCCGGATTATATCTGATGATGAACTAAAGCTGTCTAATTACGAAGGCGCCAAAGAGACTATGATGTTCAGAGCACAAATAAAGAAGTGCTAA
- a CDS encoding ATP-binding protein, whose protein sequence is MVDYSTLALHISEETPPRANAMINTFRAFGYNLQTAIADIIDNSISAKAGNVWINYVWDGAKSWVTILDDGEGMSRSSLVNAMTPGSKDPNDERDENDLGRFGLGLKTSSFSQCKVLTVASKIGDHTILKRCWDLDFVNQTGKWSLLDYISDESFLDKLSEMKSGILVLWQNLDRLVGNSLKDNDAARNVFLEEFALVEEHLGLVFHRYLQKNKLKIFINGIQIQPWDPFMKEEYGGQLICAEGPDANNVTIKCYVLPHISNMDAEVRKKAKTDDWYKLQGFYIYRNERLLLYGDWLGLFSKNEHYKNARILIDIPNKLDHLWKIDIKKATATPSISIRKDLVRLGKMTRLAAANIYRFRGNQIMLDDSITSFDFQSVWKASKLRDGSVKYYINQDHPIITRLLSSDNIDRNDLKMLLNIIENSTPIESIIQNYSENPESFELRSENLELEEGTILLAKLMFDSLLQTGLSRDFALKQIFHIQPFNEYPQLIEYLK, encoded by the coding sequence ATGGTTGACTACAGTACTTTAGCTCTACATATTTCCGAAGAAACCCCGCCGAGAGCAAATGCAATGATCAATACGTTCAGGGCGTTTGGTTACAACTTGCAGACTGCTATTGCTGACATTATTGATAACAGTATATCAGCAAAAGCAGGAAATGTTTGGATTAATTATGTCTGGGATGGAGCAAAATCCTGGGTAACTATACTTGATGACGGTGAAGGTATGAGTCGCAGTTCTCTTGTAAACGCAATGACTCCTGGAAGTAAAGACCCGAATGACGAAAGAGATGAGAATGATTTAGGAAGATTTGGTCTTGGCCTTAAAACTTCTTCATTCTCTCAGTGCAAGGTTTTGACTGTTGCCTCAAAAATAGGAGACCATACTATATTAAAAAGATGCTGGGACTTAGATTTTGTCAATCAAACTGGAAAATGGTCATTGCTTGATTATATATCAGATGAAAGTTTTCTGGATAAGCTTTCTGAAATGAAATCAGGAATATTAGTTTTATGGCAAAACCTTGATAGGCTTGTAGGTAACTCTCTCAAAGATAATGATGCAGCCCGTAATGTGTTTCTTGAAGAGTTCGCACTTGTTGAAGAGCATCTGGGATTGGTTTTTCATAGATATCTCCAGAAAAATAAGCTGAAAATATTTATAAATGGAATTCAGATACAACCTTGGGATCCATTTATGAAAGAAGAATATGGAGGGCAGCTTATTTGTGCAGAAGGACCAGATGCTAATAATGTAACGATTAAATGTTATGTTTTACCTCATATATCAAATATGGATGCTGAAGTAAGAAAGAAAGCAAAAACAGATGACTGGTATAAGTTGCAGGGGTTTTACATCTATAGAAATGAGAGACTTTTGCTTTATGGTGATTGGTTAGGTCTGTTTTCCAAAAATGAACATTATAAAAATGCCAGAATTCTTATTGATATTCCTAACAAACTTGATCACCTTTGGAAAATAGATATTAAGAAAGCTACTGCTACGCCTTCAATTTCTATACGGAAAGACTTAGTTCGTTTAGGTAAAATGACAAGGCTTGCAGCTGCAAATATTTATCGTTTCAGAGGAAATCAGATTATGCTGGATGATTCAATTACCAGTTTCGATTTTCAGTCTGTTTGGAAAGCGTCGAAGTTGAGAGACGGTTCAGTTAAGTATTATATTAATCAGGATCATCCTATTATAACACGTTTATTGAGTTCTGATAATATAGATAGAAATGATTTGAAAATGCTTCTAAATATTATTGAGAACTCAACTCCTATTGAATCAATTATTCAGAATTATAGCGAAAATCCCGAAAGTTTTGAATTGAGATCAGAAAACCTGGAACTTGAAGAAGGCACTATTTTACTTGCTAAACTGATGTTTGATTCATTGCTTCAAACAGGTCTTAGTCGTGATTTTGCTCTAAAACAGATCTTTCATATTCAGCCTTTTAATGAATATCCCCAGTTAATAGAATACCTTAAATAG
- a CDS encoding PD-(D/E)XK motif protein, with translation MMSRIKEIYEKQASSIKNEVVREKVESVSGVNCYIGTISFSKAKIFLLELDASLSVHANYLMRFVGVEIQILPVNKDKKELAIILLENELSDIFILFIEDIINSLTSVKNEEDAILVISEKIGYWKKLFSKFTGGLLTPQQQRGLFGELCFLRLLLENLSNREKIIRGWQAPTGSNQDFFYNGIAVEVKTSKSNNPSIKISNELQLDTTGLINLYLAFYKLNEYPGNQNSLSGLITVIRNLLSKDLELLSEFNEKLESLGINSETEVEYSNISYSIRDERYYKVVSGFPQITKATIDNSIFNVSYEIDPIGCSDYEYSINSIISEINNGNI, from the coding sequence ATGATGAGTAGAATAAAAGAAATATATGAGAAACAAGCTTCTTCAATAAAGAATGAAGTTGTAAGAGAGAAAGTAGAGAGCGTTTCTGGAGTAAATTGTTATATAGGGACTATATCTTTTTCTAAAGCAAAGATTTTTTTATTGGAATTAGATGCGTCTCTGTCTGTTCATGCTAATTATTTGATGCGTTTTGTTGGCGTGGAGATTCAAATCTTACCCGTGAACAAAGATAAAAAAGAATTAGCTATCATTTTGCTTGAAAATGAGCTCTCTGATATTTTTATTCTCTTTATAGAAGATATAATAAACTCATTGACATCTGTGAAAAATGAAGAAGATGCTATTCTCGTAATATCAGAAAAGATTGGTTATTGGAAGAAGCTATTCAGCAAATTTACTGGTGGATTATTGACTCCACAACAACAGCGTGGGTTATTTGGTGAATTGTGTTTTCTAAGATTATTACTTGAAAATCTGAGTAACAGAGAAAAAATAATTAGAGGTTGGCAAGCCCCTACAGGTTCTAATCAGGATTTTTTTTACAATGGAATAGCTGTTGAAGTGAAAACATCTAAATCTAATAATCCATCAATAAAAATATCTAATGAGTTACAGCTGGATACTACTGGACTAATCAATTTGTATCTAGCATTTTATAAATTAAATGAATATCCTGGAAATCAGAATTCTCTTTCTGGATTAATAACTGTTATAAGAAATCTGTTAAGCAAAGATCTTGAATTGTTGTCAGAATTTAATGAGAAATTAGAAAGTCTTGGAATTAATTCTGAAACAGAAGTAGAATACAGCAATATTTCTTACAGTATTAGAGATGAAAGGTATTATAAGGTGGTTTCAGGATTTCCACAAATAACTAAGGCTACTATTGATAACTCAATATTTAATGTGTCCTATGAAATAGATCCAATTGGATGCTCTGATTATGAATATAGTATTAACTCAATAATAAGCGAAATAAATAATGGCAATATCTGA